The DNA sequence GGGACGAGGAAACACAATTTAGTTGGTAAAACACTTCCACTTCAACCAATAGGTCGGCGGTTGAAAAAAAGAGGCATCAAAACCTCAGCAAACATACATTTATTACGAGTTTCGCTACCAATCCTAAACACACTAATTTATACGTATAGTTGCTATAACGACCCATCTTCTCGACTAAAACAGAGCAGATACGCATATATTACAGGTCGACTCTACGCGGAAATATAGAAAGAATCGTGTATAACGAGCAAATTCCTAAGATAAGACACGAGGATGTTTCATCCCGTAACTACAAGCCGTGGAGCAATCTAACCTTCCATTAGATGCAGGCTCAGTGACTGGTCGGAAGAGAATCAGAAAGACGCGTTCCACACAGCACTCTCGCCTTCTCCACACCGGCGGTGCACCTCCTTGATTCTATCCGCAGAATTGCAGATCCCGCTGCAGCTCCAGTCGAACGAGGCAACACATATGTTGCCTGCCTGGGCCTTCCACTCGCAATCTGCAGTTTCGCAAGCTTGATTAAGAGCTCAAACGTGGCGTTTATAATAACATATTGATTCGATAACTTGAGCTATGTAGTGCTATATGTGGGGAAAAGGATACCAGGTGGTGTGCCACAACATAATCTACGGTCGTCTATATGTTCCACATCCAATCCGATGAACCAAGATCCCAACGAGACATCCTCGTTTGCGTATTTGTGAAGTACATGCCTACCACAATAAAGCTTATTAGATAAACGATCGATTTATATACACCATAAAAGTAACACAAGAGCGAAAAACCTACTGGTTTATTGATATATACGAGGCTAAATCTCTTGAAATAGCGTACAATTGCCCTGTAGCGTGACGGAAGTACTTGTTTCCATTTTCGCCAAACTTCCAATACTCGGGTTCATGATATCTTACTCCCCTGTTAATAAGAAAGAGGTGAGGGAAAGAAATGGGAACATTCGGGACAACAGAACGTGAAGTAGCCATAATCGGGATAGCAACGTGAGATGCTTACTTCTGAGCCAGGACCGGACCAGATTTCATGCATCCTATGTACACCCTCGGTTTGGAACGATGCCTAGCCAGAGTCGCTCCCAACGTCGCTGCAATTAAAAGAACATAAGTCCACATGCTCTTAAAGCAAGAAAAGCGCAAGGATATACGTATTTTTGCTTCAATGGGAGGTGAATAGAAGAAATATTTTCTTCTAACCTATGTTTACATGCACGTCATCGTCAACTTTGACGTAGAAATCGGCATCCCAAAGTTGAACTGCAGTGGTGAAATAGGTTTTCGTCTTGGCTGATAGTTCAAGGTATCCTTCGACATGATCCTGGAAAATAAGGTAGTCTTAGGCGGTGATATGAGGTCAAcgaattaaaataagtaaataaattaccAGTCTTAGAAAATCTCCATGTTTTCGATCTTCGGCTTCAATAGCTCTGTCAAGAATTCCACCGGATGTTGCACTGGTGATTCGAGGATCAAACAAGCAAATGTGAAATTAGACATAAATTGTTGCCAAAAAACAAGTGAGGGGAATAAATGATACGGAGGCAGCTTCCAAAAATGGTTTAGCCGACTAAAAATgcattaaattatataaatgctCAGAATCACAAACATTTACTATTACTTACCTGTGACCAATCACAAATCGAATAATAATTCCCTTTTCCTCCTCAAGCTGTTTCCGTTTCCCGCCTGAATTTATTCAGTGGATATGGCATGAATTACAAATCATTTCTCCATCCAATATGGCATGCAGACAAATTTGCTAGAGAcgaaaataagataatataCGAAAGAAGGATGGAGCACCTTGTAGCATCCAAGTAGCGCGAACCGAGTCTCTTCTCTTTCGACTACTAAAAGCTGTGTTGATGCCTACGACCATCAagtactttctttttttggtcaATTCAGGTATTTTCAGGTCTTCAGATATCGGGGAACCACTGAGTAAGGAATCCTGTACAGCCCTAGCCGCAGCTAGCTCCGtttccaaatttgaaattgttttATCGAGAGTCCTGCATTGTTGCAGCAGGTAACTATGAGTTATGCACTTTGCTGTATAACATAAACATCCAAAGACGCGAAGTATACTTACTCGGGTGTCCTTAATACATCCTTCGAACCCCATTTCACATCCTTCTGACAAAGCAACAAATTGACATTATATGCTAatctccaaataaaaaaactaaatcttgaaattttgtaCTCACAACTTTTGGATCACAATCATCTGAGACTAACTGAAGCTTCTCGTCGGAAACCCCTCTCAACCTAGACATATCTTTAGCTTCTGGAACTGCCCACATCCTGCCAAATATTAAAACATTCAGCTCCTCGTACGAGGCTGTTATAACCAAAGAACTTCTGACGTAAGTGGAAAAATTTATCACCGATCGCATGATACACCGTTACTTCCAGGAAGTAGTGATCAGGAAGATAAAAACACGAACACAAACGTTCTTATTTCGTTATATAAATTGTTCCATAAACAGCACATCAGTCCCTAAACTAGACTCCTTGAGTTTGCACAATAGATTGAGTCAAACATCAGCATTGGAGCTATTCGCAATATGCAGCCCGAAACGTACCCTAGACTTGTCACAATATACTTAAAACATTACCGGACATCCCTAGTTCATCCCGAATTCCCATGTTAAAGTAGGCAAATCTTGAATATTGGGCAGATCTAACTGAATTTCCTTCTTATAATCCATTGAAATAGTCATGAATCTCCCCATGAAAGGGGTTTATCAAGGTCAACTCCAATCCCCCTAGCTCAATTAATACCAAATCACATCTATTCAAATCAACTCTCATCATTAGATGCTAAAAAGTGAGCTACACTTCGCAATTGGATTGCAGATCAGCTGAATGATGAAAGTCATCAATGAGTTCAACACCAAATCACCAATCATAGCCACTCTATAAGCCTAACACTATGatcaaaatcagaattaacaaaaaaataaaatcaaagatcAAACCTGTCGGTGAAGAGCATCCCAGCGCAGAAGCAGCCAACGCAGAGAAGAAGAGCGAGATTCCTCGAAACAAAACTCTTCGAATTCGACTCAACTCCTCTGCTCTTCCAAGACATCCTTCCCCCCTTCAAATTAGCCTCTCAATCTCTCAAATCAAGCATTCCCCATCCCAATTTCCacccaaaattcaaaattaaagcaaGATCTTCTGCTAATAGCAACTAAAAAAGGCGGGAGGAGTTAATTTTGGTGTAGTGAAAAGAACGTATGAGTACAATGATGGGAATTTGGGGATGATTGGTCTTTTAGAGAAATGGGGCTTCCCAAAATGTGACCTTTTCAGTAGCGCATAAATGGATATGTGCTTAGATGATGCACGCAAAAAAGGGGATGGCTAATGTGAATAGGTGGAGGTGTATATTCGGAAATGGGGAGGGAGGATtgatggagaagatgaagtaggAGTGGTGGTGTGTGGAATTTGAGAAGAAATGGAAGGGAAGAATTCGAGAATAGACCCACCACCTCTCCTACCCAACTGAAATCTCTTCcaagtcttcttcttctttttccttttcttttttttctttgtgaaCAAATTACAGCGCCATTATTATCAAACAGTGCTTCGTCAGCTAAAATGTCGGTGCGCtgtcttaattaattatcttaagATTGTTCgagattaaattttagattagTTTTGTGATAAATGGAAGTCAAAAAtatttgtagtagtataatattgtcTCGAGATTAAGTAAGGAGGCATATCGTTGTATATGGGTGATAAAATACGGAAATGACTTATAGTGAAACATGAAAGGCCAACCAAGAAGTGCGGCTTATTTGGAAAgctaatttttcttgaaatttattttaaatgaacgTGTGATGTCAAtcaaataatattcataaaatttaaatttatataatccATCAAAGACTAATGGATTCAATTTGTTCCATctatataatttcttttagtACTTCATTATTCTTTTTGGAGGAATACATGTCAAACAAAAGTTACACCCTCTCGGCTCATTTCATATAAAGACTATAATAATGTTAAATTTGAAAGAAAGGCATCAAATAATTAGTTTAGGTAGTAAGATATGATGATATAGCTTATGCTTCTGCACAAAAAAGAGACATCATTCCTAATGTCTGTAGTAAAGATATGGAGATGGGGATGATTGTACACGTGGTACACGTGTGAAAACACATGCATCTGTTCTATATCATCATATGTTTACAGATCATATTTCTACAACTTTTCAATCATTTACGTACTCAAACCCATCACTTATATCGTAAATAAAGGtgtaattgaatttattattattaagtgATGTTCTAAACTCTAAAGTCGATGCAtgttactactaattaatagaGCCTTGCATgcacaaattaataatcataaaattactcaatgcaaaaaaatgctatactaattaaatttatcaaataagtATAGAATTAATATATGGGCGATTAATTGTTAGATGGTCCTAATTAATACTTTAGTATTGAGGATTTGAagattatttagaatattgtaAAGAGAAATTGGCCATTGTTTAACTCTCAAAAGTGAATGGTTTTAATTTGGAAAAGAAAGActtttagatttaattaaaagtttgcgtaaatataaaataaaaattatctcAATATATCTAAGTGcatttaatcatgttttttgaaatattagtGAATATCTTCGTTATGCTAGTTGTTAATAACTAGTGCTTGTTGTATCCCtatatattaagaaaagttttaattgttgtattctttctttcttttctttttcttgaatttgtatCAACTCCATCTCATTATGTGTGCTAGGATTAAATCTGCAAAAAAACATTATCATGTTCTAGTAAAAGTCATTCTTACTTTccataaagaataaaataccATTAAATTGACCACCACAATTAGTTGTCGTTATATGGGACCAAACATGTGATGCTTAGGTGCatattttttgacattttttatgcaCATGGTCACCAAAATAAATGacttttaataaaagtgaggGAAAGtatgagtgaaaaaataaaaaaatatatattgtgggTGAATAAATCAATAGAGAATGGTCTcggtataaaactaatacgattatttactataaatgaaaaataagaatttttagTGAATggatcaaaattataaaattgactaTGTTTTTGGGTGGATGAATCATGAATGTAGATAAGTGAAAATGTTTGGCAAGGGCTAAGTAATGCAAATAGCATAAGGGCCTGTTCATTTTACTAGATATGGATTTGGGAGAATAAAATCTAATCCAGATTTAGCACTGTTcaattatgataattaatgaaGGTTTAGGGTGTTCATTTTTTTCGAAATTGATCAAGAAATGGTCTGcatgaatttattaatatattccCACATGGGTAGTGTGACCATAATACCACCGCTTTTTCTATGTTTTCAGAGAATTCAAAGGGTACATTAGTCAATTTAACTCTATTTCTTGGCTCAAGCTTCAATGCAGATTTGTAAACCACGGTGTGGAACAGATTTGATTTAAGAGTATTACACAGCCCAACAGTGCGGGCCTTCCAATTCTGATCAGGCTCTCCAGATATATTCAATGAAACATGAACATCATTTAATAGTTAGAAATCACCCTATTTCTCATCATTTCTAGGAACTTGAACACGCcctaatactactaataacggcaatatgaaaaaaattatatattttaaaagggATTTCtcttaatagtagtagtactactatctGTTATAGTGGGTGAGTAGGTGAACCAAACTCCATAtcattgattaaatatattcataaacTAATTTTAGAATCAATATTTATCAATTCTAATTGATTTATGCATCCACCATAAAAAggaattatatgtatatactatAGTCTGTTGCAACTGGACTTGCGTTATATAAGAGGCTATTGCAATACATTagcatttcatatttaaaagcaactaacaaaaaaaaatatccaaccactgctgtaaaaaaaaaagagctcAAGAAAATCAGATTAAATATTGAGATGAAAGTTACAAACAACAATCACACACAAATCGATTGAAATATCAGTATAGTAATTCTTAATACTAACTCACACGCTTCATCTAACTATCCACATTTGACaaattgagattttatttgattgtgtGATTTTAGGGATATCGATTGATAGTACAGATTAACAGGTTTGCCCTATTAAATATTTAGcctaaaaacaataattcattATAAGTCTAACAATAGAAAGTTCCAAGCAAGTGGTGTAGGaatttatatacttttaaTAAGTAGGTAAGTAAGTAGGTCAACGGTGGATATTTATTTGGATcttaataacttaattatatcaaactaaaaagagaatatttttaaaatatgttgaaaATAATTACACATATTTAATGTTTTGTGGACCTCAATTGTATACTATCTACCAGTTgacaattgaaaatttcaatactTTGAGATTCTTGAGATTATAGGGATGTAAAGTAGTATGTTAATAGGAAAGCAAAATGATACCGATGTGATTATTTCAAAGTTATATCAACATATACACGTACCCTTTTTCAATAGTGTCTAGAGTGGGCTTCATAGTATAAGCCCTTTAGTTGCATTTGAATGGGCCATTAGTTTGggtcaaattaaattaactatATACTCCCAAAGTATGAATCAAATTGCAACTCTATTTTCCCTAAGTGTACGTATACCCATCTCCAATCAAATGTTTATATACACATCTCCAATCaaattacaatttcaatttcaatttcggTAGCTTATAATAGGGAGAGTCATATAATTTAGtcatagaaaaaataaactttattGAACGTTCtatattgtagaaaaaaatcttaattgaATGTGCTATATGGTGAGATATTCACATTTGAGTCGTCTCATATTGAAAGTGTGAAGTCAAAGAGATCAACTAATTGTTAAATTCATGGAAGaccagtgttttaaaaaccggaccggacCGGCCGGTTCAACCGCGAATCGGCAGGTAGTCCGGTCCGGTTTACCCCTAAAAACCGCTAGTACATTGAATCGCCGTGAACCGGTGGAATCGGCCGGTCAGACCGGTCCGACCGTGAACCGGAAACCGGTTTTTCaccttttcaaaatattttttttaaaatttgttgttgttagGCTTGAACACATGACCTCCTCTCTAAATACCAACTCCTTTACCACTCcaccacatcatcattttgta is a window from the Salvia hispanica cultivar TCC Black 2014 chromosome 1, UniMelb_Shisp_WGS_1.0, whole genome shotgun sequence genome containing:
- the LOC125201194 gene encoding probable beta-1,3-galactosyltransferase 2 isoform X2, which gives rise to MSWKSRGVESNSKSFVSRNLALLLCVGCFCAGMLFTDRMWAVPEAKDMSRLRGVSDEKLQLVSDDCDPKVDVKWGSKDVLRTPETLDKTISNLETELAAARAVQDSLLSGSPISEDLKIPELTKKRKYLMVVGINTAFSSRKRRDSVRATWMLQGGKRKQLEEEKGIIIRFVIGHSATSGGILDRAIEAEDRKHGDFLRLDHVEGYLELSAKTKTYFTTAVQLWDADFYVKVDDDVHVNIATLGATLARHRSKPRVYIGCMKSGPVLAQKGVRYHEPEYWKFGENGNKYFRHATGQLYAISRDLASYISINQHVLHKYANEDVSLGSWFIGLDVEHIDDRRLCCGTPPDCEWKAQAGNICVASFDWSCSGICNSADRIKEVHRRCGEGESAVWNASF
- the LOC125201194 gene encoding probable beta-1,3-galactosyltransferase 2 isoform X1; the encoded protein is MSWKSRGVESNSKSFVSRNLALLLCVGCFCAGMLFTDRMWAVPEAKDMSRLRGVSDEKLQLVSDDCDPKVKDVKWGSKDVLRTPETLDKTISNLETELAAARAVQDSLLSGSPISEDLKIPELTKKRKYLMVVGINTAFSSRKRRDSVRATWMLQGGKRKQLEEEKGIIIRFVIGHSATSGGILDRAIEAEDRKHGDFLRLDHVEGYLELSAKTKTYFTTAVQLWDADFYVKVDDDVHVNIATLGATLARHRSKPRVYIGCMKSGPVLAQKGVRYHEPEYWKFGENGNKYFRHATGQLYAISRDLASYISINQHVLHKYANEDVSLGSWFIGLDVEHIDDRRLCCGTPPDCEWKAQAGNICVASFDWSCSGICNSADRIKEVHRRCGEGESAVWNASF